A window of BD1-7 clade bacterium contains these coding sequences:
- the acuI gene encoding putative acrylyl-CoA reductase AcuI: MSTYQCLWIEKSDDKTSTHIHQRDLADLPQTNGILVRVAYSSLNYKDALSCAGNRAVTRQYPHQPGIDAAGTIEASDNGQLPIGTDVLITGYDLGMNTPGGLSEYIRVPSEWVLPVPEGLSLKNSMMFGTAGLTAALCINKLEHSGITPQQGPILVTGATGGVGSIATAILSERGYEVIAVTGKPDQQDYLKQIGASKVLLRAEVNEGSPRPLLKPAYAGAIDVAGGATLANLLKQIKPGGSVACCGLVDSPELNTTVMPFIIRGVNLLGVDSVEISLSDKASAWKMVADFCQSENGMAHMQLINQSIALQEAPDYLMKILRGEIQRHILVDMSL; encoded by the coding sequence ATGTCGACCTATCAATGCCTTTGGATCGAAAAATCCGATGATAAAACCAGCACACATATCCACCAAAGAGATTTGGCGGATTTGCCGCAAACCAACGGTATCTTGGTGCGTGTTGCCTATTCATCCCTGAACTACAAAGATGCGCTGTCTTGTGCGGGCAATCGTGCAGTTACTCGGCAGTATCCACACCAGCCGGGTATCGACGCAGCCGGCACTATCGAAGCCTCAGACAACGGCCAGCTGCCGATTGGCACAGACGTGCTTATCACTGGCTACGATCTAGGCATGAATACGCCGGGCGGTTTGTCTGAATACATTCGTGTACCATCGGAATGGGTTCTACCGGTACCTGAAGGGCTTAGTCTCAAAAACAGTATGATGTTTGGCACCGCAGGTCTTACTGCCGCGTTATGCATCAATAAACTCGAACACAGTGGTATTACCCCGCAGCAAGGGCCAATTTTGGTTACTGGCGCAACCGGCGGCGTAGGCTCCATTGCAACAGCAATTCTCAGCGAACGCGGCTATGAGGTCATCGCCGTTACCGGCAAACCCGACCAACAAGACTACCTGAAACAGATCGGCGCAAGCAAAGTGCTGTTACGAGCCGAAGTGAACGAAGGAAGCCCTCGCCCTCTCTTGAAGCCGGCTTATGCTGGTGCTATTGATGTTGCTGGCGGAGCCACTCTGGCGAACCTATTGAAACAAATTAAACCCGGCGGCAGCGTCGCATGCTGTGGATTAGTTGACTCCCCAGAACTCAACACCACAGTAATGCCATTTATTATACGTGGCGTTAATCTACTGGGCGTTGATTCGGTAGAAATATCGTTATCAGACAAAGCCTCAGCCTGGAAAATGGTTGCGGATTTCTGTCAATCCGAAAATGGTATGGCGCATATGCAACTGATTAATCAGAGCATTGCCCTGCAAGAAGCGCCAGACTACTTAATGAAAATCTTACGCGGTGAAATTCAACGCCATATCCTAGTAGATATGTCGCTATAA
- the plsC gene encoding 1-acyl-sn-glycerol-3-phosphate acyltransferase yields MFLYYFRVFLVVTYFLLFSVMAVIFLIFMPFKPNSSRYVMKLWRPAYFLANIRVEPINPPTRSPEKPVIYIANHQDLLDIFMLTHVWPHNTFVVGKRSIIFIPFFGIAFWLAGNIFINRSDKEGAWALMDQLAMEMHDHHKNIYILPEGTRSRGRGLLPFKKGAFATAIKAGADIVPICASSSSKIDLHNWTPAKGYIEFLPPVSPEGYTLEQAGELAEHCHQLMKKKIAELDARIDKESGKT; encoded by the coding sequence ATGTTTCTGTATTATTTTCGCGTATTTTTGGTTGTCACCTATTTCCTGCTATTCAGTGTGATGGCGGTGATATTTCTGATATTCATGCCCTTTAAGCCAAATAGCAGCCGCTATGTTATGAAGCTATGGCGCCCGGCATACTTCCTCGCGAACATTCGCGTCGAACCGATCAATCCACCCACCCGCTCGCCAGAAAAACCGGTGATCTATATTGCCAACCATCAAGACCTGCTGGACATTTTTATGCTCACACACGTTTGGCCACACAACACGTTTGTGGTGGGCAAGCGCAGCATTATTTTCATTCCGTTTTTTGGTATCGCATTTTGGCTGGCTGGCAATATTTTCATCAATCGTTCTGACAAAGAAGGCGCTTGGGCATTGATGGATCAACTAGCAATGGAGATGCATGACCACCATAAGAACATCTATATTTTGCCAGAAGGCACCCGCAGCCGTGGCCGCGGCTTGTTACCATTCAAGAAAGGCGCATTTGCAACAGCAATCAAAGCCGGTGCCGACATCGTACCGATCTGCGCAAGCAGCAGCAGTAAAATTGATTTGCACAACTGGACACCCGCTAAAGGCTACATTGAATTTTTGCCACCGGTATCACCTGAAGGCTACACACTGGAGCAGGCAGGTGAACTGGCAGAACATTGCCATCAGCTGATGAAAAAAAAGATTGCCGAACTGGACGCACGCATTGACAAAGAGTCCGGCAAAACCTAA
- the hldE gene encoding Bifunctional protein HldE, which translates to MTTVPHTMLPLDFRAARILVVGDLMLDQYWLGQTGRISPEAPVPVVKVTSTEMRLGGAANAALNARSLGANVTLAGILGDDDNAAHVRTLLDDQQIEDLSVVDTSASTITKLRMISRGQHVVRADFEDTFSDAAINALVQKVSDAIEGFDLILLSDYKKGALDHCEQIIEAARKHGKPVIIDPKGQDFSHYRHAALLTPNLSEFEAIVGSCKDEQDMFHKADQLIKQLDLGALLLTRSEQGMTLFNPDGSHHHFNATAKEVYDVTGAGDTVIATLACAMTTELPLDEAVMLANTAASIVVGRMGAATVTPLELKLALDNAGAQPSGITTIEQLVKLVQFEQSLGKKIVFTNGCFDILHKGHAQYLQEAGLLGDRLIVAVNSDESVARLKGPTRPINTVDDRMAVISSLKSVDWVLNFTEDTPEGLLHALKPDILVKGGDYQIDQVVGADIVAGYGGKVAVLSLQKGRSTTNIIDSIKSH; encoded by the coding sequence ATGACCACAGTACCCCATACTATGCTCCCGTTGGATTTTCGCGCCGCCCGAATTTTGGTCGTCGGCGATCTCATGCTGGATCAATACTGGCTGGGACAAACCGGTAGAATTTCGCCCGAAGCACCGGTACCTGTGGTCAAAGTCACATCCACAGAAATGCGACTCGGCGGTGCCGCTAATGCGGCCTTAAATGCACGTTCTTTAGGCGCCAACGTAACGCTGGCAGGCATTCTCGGCGATGACGACAACGCAGCACACGTTCGAACGTTGCTTGACGATCAACAGATTGAAGACTTATCCGTCGTCGACACCAGCGCTTCAACCATTACCAAACTACGAATGATCAGTCGTGGACAGCATGTTGTTAGAGCTGACTTCGAAGATACCTTTTCTGACGCAGCAATTAACGCACTTGTCCAAAAAGTCAGCGATGCCATCGAAGGTTTCGATCTTATTCTTTTATCCGACTACAAAAAAGGCGCGCTCGACCACTGCGAACAGATTATCGAAGCCGCGCGTAAACACGGAAAGCCCGTTATCATCGACCCCAAAGGGCAAGACTTCAGTCATTACCGCCACGCAGCGTTATTGACACCCAACCTTAGCGAGTTCGAAGCCATTGTTGGCAGCTGTAAAGATGAGCAAGATATGTTTCATAAAGCAGACCAGCTCATCAAACAGCTCGATCTCGGTGCCCTGCTATTGACGCGAAGCGAACAAGGCATGACCCTCTTTAACCCAGATGGCTCCCATCATCACTTCAATGCCACCGCCAAAGAAGTCTATGACGTCACCGGTGCCGGTGATACAGTCATCGCCACACTGGCTTGCGCCATGACCACCGAACTGCCTCTCGACGAAGCCGTGATGTTAGCAAATACGGCCGCCAGTATTGTTGTCGGCCGAATGGGCGCCGCTACAGTCACACCGCTGGAACTCAAACTCGCGCTAGACAACGCCGGCGCTCAACCAAGCGGCATTACCACCATCGAGCAATTGGTTAAACTGGTTCAGTTTGAGCAAAGCCTGGGCAAGAAGATCGTATTTACCAATGGCTGCTTCGATATTCTCCACAAAGGCCATGCGCAGTATCTGCAGGAAGCCGGTTTGCTCGGCGACCGACTAATCGTCGCCGTCAACAGCGACGAATCCGTCGCCCGGTTGAAAGGCCCTACTCGCCCGATCAACACCGTGGATGATCGCATGGCCGTTATTTCAAGTTTGAAGTCTGTCGACTGGGTGTTGAACTTCACCGAAGACACTCCTGAAGGGCTGCTGCATGCATTAAAACCCGATATTTTAGTCAAAGGGGGTGATTACCAAATTGATCAAGTTGTCGGCGCTGACATTGTTGCCGGTTACGGCGGCAAAGTTGCAGTCTTATCGCTGCAAAAAGGCCGTTCTACCACTAATATTATCGATTCCATCAAGAGCCACTAA
- the gmhA gene encoding Phosphoheptose isomerase: MKALIKQHIRQSIETKEAILTDEICVDAIQRAATACKDAIAAGNKILLAGNGGSAADAQHIAAELVGRFEKERPSMPSIALTTDTSALTAIGNDYGYDHVFSRQLQGLGQAGDVFIGISTSGNSGNVIKAVDVAKEKQITTILLSGKDGGKLANMCDINIIVPCDRTATIQESHIMIGHMLCALIEN; the protein is encoded by the coding sequence ATGAAAGCACTAATTAAACAGCACATTCGCCAAAGCATCGAAACCAAAGAAGCGATTCTCACCGATGAGATTTGCGTCGATGCCATTCAACGAGCAGCAACTGCCTGTAAAGATGCCATTGCAGCAGGTAACAAGATATTGCTGGCAGGCAACGGCGGTAGTGCTGCAGATGCCCAACACATTGCGGCAGAGTTAGTGGGTCGATTTGAAAAAGAACGCCCCAGCATGCCCTCAATCGCGCTAACAACCGACACATCTGCACTTACAGCCATCGGCAATGACTACGGTTACGACCACGTCTTTTCGCGCCAACTACAAGGGCTTGGGCAAGCTGGCGACGTGTTTATCGGTATCTCAACCTCTGGCAATTCAGGTAACGTGATAAAAGCCGTTGATGTCGCCAAAGAAAAACAAATCACAACTATTCTGCTCAGCGGCAAGGATGGCGGCAAGCTCGCTAATATGTGCGACATCAACATCATTGTGCCTTGTGACCGCACGGCGACAATTCAAGAAAGCCATATTATGATCGGTCATATGCTCTGCGCGTTAATTGAAAACTGA
- the gmhB gene encoding D-glycero-alpha-D-manno-heptose-1,7-bisphosphate 7-phosphatase, producing MKNRRPCLFLDRDGVINRDIAYAHKPEDITFVPGIFRLCRIFQRAGYRIVIVTNQSGIARGYYSEADFQHLTQWMHNEFRRRGITITATYHCPHHPNISGPCHCRKPAPGMLQRATKRYQLDVRHSVMIGDKTSDMQAAKAAGIKHRILISPEPLFRHSKMATMRVQYHRQIFARLNGIIDTRQLKG from the coding sequence ATGAAAAATCGACGCCCCTGCCTGTTTCTGGATCGTGACGGTGTAATCAACCGCGACATCGCCTATGCCCACAAACCCGAAGATATAACCTTCGTACCCGGCATATTTCGACTGTGCCGTATCTTTCAACGCGCAGGCTACCGCATCGTGATAGTAACAAATCAGTCAGGCATCGCACGAGGCTATTACTCGGAAGCCGACTTTCAACACCTGACGCAATGGATGCACAACGAATTTCGTCGACGCGGCATCACTATCACTGCCACCTATCACTGCCCGCATCATCCGAACATCAGCGGCCCATGCCATTGCCGAAAGCCCGCACCGGGTATGCTCCAGCGTGCAACTAAACGCTATCAACTTGATGTTCGACACAGCGTTATGATTGGCGACAAAACCTCCGATATGCAGGCAGCCAAAGCGGCAGGCATCAAACATCGCATTCTAATCAGTCCGGAACCGCTATTCAGACACTCTAAAATGGCGACAATGCGTGTACAATACCACCGACAGATTTTTGCGCGCCTCAATGGCATTATTGATACGCGCCAACTGAAAGGCTGA
- the fdh gene encoding D-threo-aldose 1-dehydrogenase → MNKKLLGSTDVGLSPLALGTVKFGRNQSVKYPGQFNLPADTDLKNLLSLARDYGVSTLDTAPAYGISEERLGKLMQGQRNAFEIISKAGEIYDTAADSSTYRFDAKTLRHSLETSLRTLKTDYLDVWLLHSDGNDLDNLNDETLEVFLTAKQQGYVRAIGMSTKTVDGGRKALEHMDCIMMAASLSHEDEAPLFDIAASLNKGLLMKKIFDSGWALTNDNKSQVMEQTYNTLFSHQAVCSAIVGTINPKHLIENTQAFEQAMPLGNTDAQ, encoded by the coding sequence ATGAATAAAAAGCTACTTGGAAGCACAGATGTCGGTCTTAGCCCTCTGGCTTTAGGCACGGTAAAATTCGGGCGTAATCAATCAGTGAAATACCCGGGACAATTCAACCTACCGGCAGACACTGATCTAAAAAATCTACTTAGCTTGGCCCGTGACTACGGAGTTTCAACGCTAGACACCGCCCCAGCCTATGGCATCAGCGAAGAACGCCTGGGAAAACTCATGCAAGGCCAACGTAACGCCTTCGAGATTATTTCCAAAGCCGGCGAAATCTACGACACGGCGGCCGATAGCTCAACGTATCGCTTTGATGCTAAAACCCTGCGCCATTCGCTGGAAACCAGCCTGCGAACCTTAAAAACTGATTATCTGGATGTTTGGCTACTGCACTCCGACGGCAATGATCTAGACAACCTCAACGATGAGACCCTTGAAGTATTCCTAACGGCAAAACAACAGGGTTATGTGCGTGCCATTGGGATGTCGACAAAAACCGTCGACGGCGGCCGCAAAGCACTTGAGCACATGGACTGCATCATGATGGCGGCAAGCCTTTCGCATGAAGACGAAGCACCGCTATTCGATATTGCTGCATCACTAAACAAAGGTTTGTTGATGAAGAAAATTTTCGATTCAGGCTGGGCACTGACAAACGACAACAAATCACAGGTAATGGAACAAACCTACAATACACTGTTTAGCCATCAGGCTGTGTGTAGTGCCATTGTCGGCACGATCAACCCCAAACATTTGATAGAAAACACACAGGCATTTGAACAGGCCATGCCTTTAGGGAATACTGACGCTCAATAA
- a CDS encoding putative FAD-dependent oxidoreductase — protein sequence MNTDPHNHSVDLVIIGGGIAGLWTLAEARASGINAILFEKADLGCGQTIASQGIIHGGSKYALAAKMTKAGNVIGEMPKRWKNAIGGKGDVLLNDIKTLAQHQYLVPTNHTDTKLLSFLGSKTMASRTKTITHKHLPDAYKAIGLDNSIYQLNEIVLDIGTVLTSFLNQYQAFMYQVEVNADDIGPREKNQYSIKTPAGIINTQHILLAAGEGYEHLNIQAPAMQKRPLQMVMAKGDLPPIFAHFVGRSNKPILTVTSHASNGKTVWYMGGNLAEEGVDKSASTLIDEARHHLNQMMPSVDTDQLSFGTFHVNRAEPAMKGLVRPDDAFIQNNNNIIVGWPTKLALAPRFAEKVVNEVHATSLQLIGTIEPVPVMLQSLPRPGIAKYPWHDL from the coding sequence ATGAATACTGACCCCCATAATCATTCCGTTGACCTCGTTATCATCGGCGGGGGCATCGCTGGCCTTTGGACACTGGCAGAAGCACGGGCCTCCGGCATCAATGCCATTTTGTTCGAAAAAGCCGACCTAGGGTGCGGCCAAACCATTGCGTCTCAGGGGATTATCCACGGCGGTTCAAAGTACGCGCTAGCTGCCAAAATGACGAAAGCAGGCAATGTAATCGGCGAGATGCCCAAGCGCTGGAAAAACGCCATCGGCGGCAAGGGCGATGTTCTGCTTAATGACATTAAAACCTTGGCGCAACACCAATACCTCGTGCCGACCAACCATACGGATACCAAACTGCTGTCGTTTTTGGGCTCGAAAACCATGGCATCACGCACGAAAACCATTACGCATAAACACCTACCAGATGCTTATAAAGCGATTGGACTTGATAACAGCATCTATCAACTGAATGAAATTGTGCTCGATATCGGTACCGTTCTGACCAGTTTTTTAAATCAGTACCAAGCATTTATGTATCAGGTTGAGGTTAACGCTGACGATATCGGCCCGCGCGAAAAAAACCAATACTCAATCAAGACCCCGGCCGGCATCATTAACACACAGCATATCCTGCTAGCTGCCGGCGAAGGATACGAACACCTCAACATTCAGGCGCCCGCTATGCAAAAACGGCCGCTGCAAATGGTGATGGCTAAAGGTGACTTGCCACCAATTTTCGCGCATTTCGTGGGCCGATCCAATAAACCGATACTGACCGTAACCTCACACGCATCTAACGGAAAAACCGTATGGTATATGGGCGGAAATCTTGCCGAAGAAGGCGTTGATAAATCGGCATCAACACTGATTGATGAAGCACGTCATCATCTCAATCAAATGATGCCATCAGTAGATACTGACCAGCTCAGCTTCGGCACGTTTCATGTCAATCGCGCTGAGCCGGCCATGAAAGGTCTGGTACGGCCCGATGATGCCTTTATTCAGAACAACAATAACATCATTGTCGGATGGCCAACCAAGCTGGCACTGGCGCCGCGTTTTGCCGAAAAAGTCGTCAATGAAGTCCATGCAACCAGCCTGCAACTGATAGGCACGATCGAACCCGTGCCGGTAATGCTGCAATCCCTACCTAGGCCCGGCATCGCCAAATACCCTTGGCACGATCTCTAA
- the barA_5 gene encoding Signal transduction histidine-protein kinase BarA yields MIKNQSVRFLSQLLLFSWSFFAVSANASEYLPEGTTIEAELLVSPVKSLQEIKDNYKDLRWLPLERQSGYINAPEGSTWVRVTISNRGINDHARMLELAFPAQSVDLYRVHPLTPAQTAPSTTGPIASASPQPTATENNAANLFARTHSGAELVMTEEHMDLGHQHRFSSRPINYRNILYPIDLRAGETTTLLFRVDHYFDQLIKIIPWDSENLQKLKTQEHVFFGMIYGSLFMIIIYNLFIWFSIRERSHLLFVFFGTATGLFMSMHEGHFAQFVAPEALWPKDMFYAIIAALMCIGFTFFSSSFLDLNRWSPNLTRMLLGAGAVAATVIILIGLSDEPIVFSPYLLLIVISLYVCGIYAGLYIRNQGIASAGYFSLAIFLCTLGLMLDFGSNISVLPWTRWSFSYASIGNTAMILVFAFALADKMRQLNNEKLDTTYQLMKLTEEKAQSNIEVYKSKLNEVQLEKRADEAKIESRAKSEFLATMSHQIRTPMNGILGMTELLDDTVLEDDQRHFVSSINKSAKSLLNVINDLLDYSKIESGTMALESKLFNLERIIDDCINISALKATETKLNFVGYVAPDTHLQLKGDAPKIRQVTLNLLNIVFGFSSGGTVVLKASQTGKNTVNSTEVRVEVVSKGVLLTEEDVTSLLQPFNDAAKSSKQKGQEIGLAVSRELIELMHGRLGIDRDEHVNSTTLWFTTRLLLPHTNEMQRLMDRSKILSGRRLLICDDNEEIVTTIKGLTESWGMQCNTCSSARDASELLLHDDSAYQVLMIAEEFLTPEVQLAIRKSNVDHNFITSVNLITRVRFTMTQAEMKKRGIQSVLEIPYSTLNLYQSLLKSMGIDNVEVDKTNDAPLSILVAEDNTVNQMVIDGLLKKLRFKPRLVNNGLEAVNTFLDESTEFNLIFMDCEMPEMSGYEACKAIREFEQKNNTELADRSVIIGLSAHSTPEYREQAYEAGMNDFIVKPLTIEDIEDVIERMRNNYFNVDLTELNDNIDVPHESRHRQFPDIL; encoded by the coding sequence ATGATAAAAAACCAGTCCGTGCGTTTTCTCTCCCAGCTATTGCTATTCAGCTGGAGCTTTTTCGCCGTTTCAGCGAACGCATCTGAATACCTGCCCGAAGGCACAACCATCGAAGCCGAGCTTTTGGTGTCGCCCGTTAAATCACTGCAGGAAATTAAAGACAACTACAAAGACTTACGCTGGCTGCCGCTAGAAAGACAAAGTGGCTATATTAACGCCCCCGAGGGCTCCACTTGGGTTAGGGTCACTATCAGCAACCGCGGCATTAATGATCATGCTCGTATGCTGGAGTTGGCGTTCCCGGCGCAATCGGTAGATTTGTATCGCGTACACCCTCTAACTCCAGCGCAAACTGCACCGTCAACGACCGGCCCTATCGCTTCAGCTAGCCCACAGCCGACAGCTACCGAAAATAACGCTGCGAATTTATTTGCTCGCACACATTCCGGTGCAGAACTGGTTATGACTGAAGAGCACATGGATCTTGGCCACCAACACCGCTTCTCCAGCCGCCCGATTAACTATAGGAATATTCTCTATCCCATTGACCTGCGTGCCGGCGAAACAACCACACTATTGTTCCGGGTCGATCACTATTTCGATCAACTGATCAAGATCATTCCGTGGGATAGCGAAAACCTACAGAAGCTGAAAACGCAGGAACATGTCTTTTTTGGCATGATCTACGGATCATTGTTCATGATCATTATTTACAACCTATTTATCTGGTTCTCCATTCGCGAGCGAAGTCATTTACTATTTGTCTTTTTCGGCACGGCGACCGGCTTATTCATGTCGATGCATGAAGGCCACTTTGCACAGTTTGTTGCACCGGAAGCTCTTTGGCCAAAAGACATGTTTTACGCCATCATCGCAGCACTCATGTGTATCGGGTTCACGTTTTTTTCCTCGTCGTTTCTGGATCTCAATCGGTGGTCGCCCAACCTTACGCGTATGCTATTAGGCGCTGGGGCTGTCGCTGCAACGGTCATTATTCTGATCGGTCTCAGCGATGAACCTATTGTCTTCTCTCCGTACTTACTGCTGATTGTTATCTCTCTCTATGTTTGCGGTATTTATGCCGGGCTATATATCCGCAACCAAGGCATTGCCTCTGCAGGGTATTTTTCGCTGGCGATCTTCCTCTGCACACTCGGGTTGATGCTCGATTTTGGTTCCAATATCAGTGTATTGCCGTGGACACGATGGTCGTTTAGTTATGCGTCAATCGGCAACACTGCAATGATTTTGGTGTTTGCATTCGCGCTTGCCGACAAAATGCGCCAACTCAATAACGAAAAACTCGACACCACCTATCAATTGATGAAGCTGACCGAAGAAAAAGCACAAAGCAACATCGAGGTGTACAAGAGCAAACTCAACGAAGTGCAGCTAGAAAAACGTGCTGACGAAGCTAAGATTGAAAGCCGCGCGAAAAGCGAATTTTTGGCGACGATGAGCCATCAGATTCGTACGCCAATGAATGGCATTTTGGGCATGACCGAATTACTGGACGACACAGTGCTTGAGGATGATCAGCGCCATTTTGTCTCATCAATCAACAAATCCGCGAAATCACTACTGAACGTCATCAACGATCTACTGGATTACTCAAAAATAGAATCGGGCACGATGGCGCTGGAATCCAAGCTGTTTAATCTTGAGCGCATCATCGACGATTGCATCAACATCTCTGCACTCAAAGCCACCGAAACCAAACTCAATTTCGTCGGCTATGTCGCGCCGGATACCCACCTCCAGCTAAAAGGTGATGCGCCTAAAATACGTCAGGTCACGCTTAACCTGCTGAATATCGTGTTTGGCTTCTCAAGCGGCGGTACCGTTGTATTAAAAGCCTCACAAACCGGCAAAAACACCGTAAACAGCACCGAAGTACGTGTTGAAGTTGTTAGTAAAGGCGTTTTACTCACCGAAGAAGATGTCACGAGCTTACTTCAACCTTTTAATGACGCTGCCAAATCGAGCAAACAGAAAGGCCAAGAAATCGGCCTTGCCGTCAGCCGAGAATTGATCGAACTGATGCATGGTCGGCTCGGCATCGATCGCGATGAACATGTTAATAGCACGACGCTTTGGTTTACCACACGCCTGCTGCTGCCGCACACCAACGAGATGCAACGCTTGATGGATCGCTCCAAAATACTCAGCGGCCGCCGCCTATTAATTTGTGACGACAACGAAGAAATCGTCACCACCATTAAAGGCCTGACCGAATCCTGGGGCATGCAATGCAACACCTGCAGTAGCGCTAGGGATGCCAGCGAATTGCTTCTCCATGACGATAGCGCTTACCAGGTGCTGATGATTGCTGAAGAGTTTCTAACGCCAGAAGTACAGCTGGCGATTCGAAAAAGTAACGTCGACCACAATTTCATCACATCGGTAAACCTCATTACTCGTGTCCGTTTTACGATGACCCAAGCCGAGATGAAAAAACGCGGTATTCAGAGTGTGCTTGAGATCCCCTACTCGACTCTGAATCTTTACCAGTCGCTGCTAAAAAGTATGGGGATCGACAATGTCGAAGTCGACAAAACCAACGACGCACCTCTTTCGATTCTGGTTGCGGAAGACAACACCGTAAACCAAATGGTTATCGACGGACTTCTGAAGAAATTACGCTTCAAACCTCGGCTTGTTAACAATGGCCTCGAAGCCGTGAACACGTTTCTTGATGAATCCACCGAGTTCAATCTGATCTTTATGGATTGCGAAATGCCAGAAATGAGTGGTTATGAAGCCTGTAAAGCCATTCGCGAATTTGAGCAAAAAAACAACACCGAACTAGCCGATCGCTCGGTCATTATCGGCCTAAGTGCACATTCAACGCCCGAATACCGCGAACAGGCCTATGAAGCCGGCATGAATGACTTTATCGTCAAACCGCTAACTATTGAGGATATCGAAGACGTTATCGAACGGATGCGAAACAACTATTTCAACGTTGATCTCACCGAATTGAACGATAACATCGATGTACCGCACGAAAGCCGTCACCGCCAGTTTCCGGATATCCTATGA
- the nfuA gene encoding Fe/S biogenesis protein NfuA gives MITISDSAIDYLFELLDKQDDDVLGIRIFINQPGTPKAETCIAYCRKDDVKEEDDTLHNDKFEVYLDGRSLPFLEDAKIDYSKDRMGGQLTIKAPNSKMPRVGDDSPLEDRINYVLYNEVNPSLASHGGEVSLIEVTAEKVAILQFGGGCQGCAAVDMTLKHGVEKTLMDQIPELTAVRDSTDHTDTSNAYM, from the coding sequence ATGATCACAATCTCAGACTCAGCAATCGATTATCTGTTCGAACTGTTAGATAAGCAGGATGACGATGTGCTTGGTATCCGGATTTTTATCAATCAGCCTGGTACCCCGAAGGCAGAAACCTGTATCGCGTATTGCCGTAAAGATGACGTTAAAGAAGAAGACGATACTCTGCACAATGATAAATTCGAAGTGTATCTCGACGGTCGCAGTTTGCCGTTTCTTGAAGACGCAAAAATTGATTATTCCAAAGATCGAATGGGCGGCCAGCTGACCATTAAAGCGCCAAACTCCAAGATGCCGCGTGTTGGTGACGATAGCCCACTCGAAGACAGAATTAATTACGTTTTATACAATGAAGTTAATCCGTCTCTGGCATCACATGGCGGTGAAGTATCACTGATTGAAGTAACGGCAGAAAAAGTAGCGATTTTGCAGTTTGGCGGAGGTTGCCAAGGGTGTGCTGCCGTTGATATGACGTTGAAGCACGGTGTTGAAAAGACCTTAATGGATCAGATTCCTGAGCTGACAGCAGTTCGGGATTCAACTGACCATACTGATACTTCCAACGCGTATATGTAA